A genomic segment from Streptomyces sp. NBC_00237 encodes:
- a CDS encoding AIM24 family protein has translation MTGPVVLDPHTLPSDDNVNPYTFCVELKGSQWFLQKGKMIAYYGQIEFNGIGHGRFDRLLRTSFHSPLHASDWVVAEGSGKMLLADRAFDVNSFDLEEGNLTIRAGNLLAYQPTLALKQSIVPGFLTLIGTGKFVAASNGPVVFMEPPIRVDPQALVGWADCPSPCHHYDHGYLTGVLGGLRAMTGIGGASGEEHQFEFVGAGTVLLQSTELLMAEQAVGAVGGAAGQNAGVPGGGGQHGSQGAAPRLPGQLGDLQRRFGL, from the coding sequence GTGACCGGCCCCGTCGTGCTCGACCCGCACACCCTCCCCTCGGACGACAACGTCAATCCGTACACCTTCTGCGTGGAGCTCAAGGGGAGCCAGTGGTTCCTGCAGAAGGGCAAGATGATCGCCTACTACGGGCAGATCGAGTTCAACGGCATCGGCCACGGCCGCTTCGACCGCCTGCTGCGGACGTCCTTCCACTCCCCGCTGCACGCCAGTGACTGGGTGGTGGCCGAGGGCAGCGGCAAGATGCTGCTCGCCGACCGCGCCTTCGACGTGAACTCCTTCGACCTGGAGGAGGGCAACCTGACGATCCGCGCGGGCAACCTCCTCGCCTACCAGCCCACCCTCGCCCTCAAGCAGTCGATCGTGCCGGGCTTCCTCACCCTGATCGGTACGGGGAAGTTCGTCGCCGCGTCCAACGGCCCGGTCGTCTTCATGGAGCCGCCGATCCGCGTCGACCCGCAGGCCCTGGTGGGCTGGGCGGACTGCCCGTCCCCCTGCCACCACTACGACCACGGCTACCTGACGGGCGTGCTCGGCGGTCTCCGGGCGATGACCGGCATCGGCGGGGCCTCCGGCGAGGAGCACCAGTTCGAATTCGTCGGGGCGGGTACGGTGCTGCTCCAGTCGACCGAGCTGCTCATGGCCGAGCAGGCCGTGGGTGCGGTCGGCGGCGCGGCCGGGCAGAATGCGGGGGTGCCGGGCGGCGGCGGACAGCACGGCTCGCAGGGGGCCGCACCGCGTCTTCCCGGCCAACTCGGGGATCTCCAGCGGCGCTTCGGACTGTAA
- a CDS encoding AIM24 family protein produces MAQFRLQGSKVLAVDITGDAVKAKNGSMVAYDGQISFKKMTGGGEGVRGMVTRRLTGEQMTVMEAKGHGTCYFADRASEINLVNLTGEKLYVESSNLLCTDASLRTGTTFTGLRGGATGNGLFTTTVEGHGQAAITSDGQAVALRVSAQYPLQVDPGAYVAHTGDLRQSFQSGVNFRTFIGEGSGEAFQIRFEGEGLVYVQPSERNTIGGDV; encoded by the coding sequence GTGGCTCAGTTCCGACTGCAAGGCAGCAAGGTGCTCGCCGTCGACATCACCGGGGACGCCGTCAAGGCGAAGAACGGCTCCATGGTGGCGTACGACGGCCAGATCTCCTTCAAGAAGATGACCGGCGGCGGTGAAGGCGTGCGCGGCATGGTGACCCGACGCCTGACCGGCGAACAGATGACGGTGATGGAGGCCAAGGGGCACGGCACGTGCTACTTCGCCGACCGCGCCAGCGAGATCAACCTGGTGAACCTCACCGGCGAGAAGCTCTACGTGGAGTCCAGCAACCTGCTGTGCACCGACGCGAGCCTGCGCACCGGTACGACCTTCACCGGGCTGCGCGGCGGCGCGACGGGCAACGGCCTGTTCACCACGACCGTGGAGGGGCACGGCCAGGCGGCCATCACCTCCGACGGCCAGGCGGTCGCCCTGCGCGTCTCCGCGCAGTACCCGCTCCAGGTCGACCCGGGTGCGTACGTCGCGCACACCGGCGACCTCCGCCAGTCCTTCCAGTCGGGGGTCAATTTCCGGACCTTCATCGGCGAGGGTTCGGGCGAGGCGTTCCAGATCCGCTTCGAGGGCGAGGGCCTGGTGTACGTCCAGCCCAGCGAGCGCAACACCATCGGGGGCGACGTCTGA
- a CDS encoding DUF3817 domain-containing protein, with amino-acid sequence MDLKTASALRRLRLVSAPEAVSFLLLLVCSVLKRTTDFNAVPAMGMIHGVLFVLYVLFWADAWNRTKWPLKTAAFYVVMSVLPLGGFFAERKLKAEGERAVIAARARKESVA; translated from the coding sequence GTGGATCTCAAGACCGCCTCCGCCCTCCGCCGCCTCCGCCTGGTCTCCGCTCCCGAAGCGGTGTCCTTCCTGCTGCTGCTCGTCTGCTCGGTGCTCAAGCGCACCACGGACTTCAACGCGGTACCGGCCATGGGCATGATCCACGGCGTGCTCTTCGTGCTGTACGTCCTCTTCTGGGCGGACGCCTGGAACCGGACCAAGTGGCCGCTGAAGACCGCCGCCTTCTACGTCGTGATGTCCGTGCTGCCGCTGGGAGGCTTCTTCGCGGAGCGCAAGCTCAAGGCGGAGGGGGAGCGGGCGGTCATCGCGGCGCGGGCGCGCAAGGAATCGGTCGCCTGA
- a CDS encoding response regulator transcription factor, whose amino-acid sequence MRLLIVEDEKRLAVSLARGLTAEGFAVDVVHDGLEGLHRAGETAYDLVVLDIMLPGMNGYRVCAALRAAGNDVPILMLTAKDGEYDEAEGLDTGADDYLTKPFSYVVLLARIRALLRRRGSTGNSPVLTVGALTLDTASRRVHRDGDEVTLTAKEFAVLEQLALRPDAVVSKAEMLEHVWDFAYDGDPNIVEVYISTLRRKLGAERIQTVRGAGYRLVALGGGAR is encoded by the coding sequence ATGCGTTTGTTGATCGTGGAGGACGAGAAGCGGCTCGCGGTGTCGCTGGCCAGGGGGCTCACCGCCGAGGGCTTCGCCGTGGACGTCGTGCACGACGGGCTCGAAGGGCTGCACCGCGCGGGCGAGACCGCGTACGACCTGGTCGTCCTCGACATCATGCTGCCCGGCATGAACGGCTACCGGGTCTGCGCCGCCCTCCGCGCCGCCGGGAACGACGTGCCGATCCTGATGCTCACCGCGAAGGACGGCGAGTACGACGAGGCCGAAGGGCTCGACACCGGGGCCGACGACTACCTCACGAAGCCCTTCTCGTACGTCGTCCTGCTCGCCCGCATCCGCGCCCTGCTGCGCCGCCGGGGGAGCACGGGGAACTCGCCGGTGCTCACGGTCGGCGCGCTCACGCTCGACACCGCGAGCCGCCGCGTGCACCGCGACGGTGACGAAGTCACGCTCACGGCCAAGGAGTTCGCCGTACTGGAGCAGCTCGCACTGCGGCCCGACGCGGTCGTCAGCAAGGCGGAGATGCTGGAGCACGTCTGGGACTTCGCCTACGACGGCGACCCGAACATCGTCGAGGTCTACATCTCGACGCTGCGCAGGAAGCTGGGTGCGGAGCGCATCCAGACCGTGCGCGGGGCCGGGTACCGGCTGGTCGCCCTGGGCGGTGGCGCGCGGTGA
- a CDS encoding PepSY domain-containing protein has protein sequence MKMKRKSVIAAAAVVVLVGGGTATALSLPSEDGPKAAPGVSADVNRAVSTAASAVPGTVTGVDLEDDGREWDVDVFGEDGKWHDVTLDPSGAKVRDDHVDAGDDDRDDHAPKGADVTVQQAVASALKTVPGHVTEADLERGHWEIEVRGKDGRHQDVTVDATTGKAVVAPKDQDDAGADAGADNAADDRAATTSDD, from the coding sequence ATGAAGATGAAGCGCAAGTCCGTCATCGCCGCGGCCGCCGTCGTCGTACTCGTCGGAGGGGGCACGGCCACGGCCCTGAGTCTCCCCTCGGAGGACGGCCCGAAGGCGGCGCCGGGAGTGTCGGCCGACGTGAACCGGGCCGTCTCCACGGCCGCGTCCGCCGTGCCCGGCACCGTGACCGGTGTGGACCTGGAGGACGACGGCCGGGAGTGGGACGTCGACGTGTTCGGCGAGGACGGCAAGTGGCACGACGTGACGCTGGACCCGTCGGGTGCGAAGGTGCGGGACGACCACGTCGACGCGGGCGACGACGACCGCGACGACCACGCCCCGAAGGGCGCGGACGTCACGGTGCAGCAGGCAGTGGCCTCGGCCCTGAAGACCGTTCCCGGTCACGTGACCGAGGCCGACCTCGAACGCGGCCACTGGGAGATCGAGGTCCGCGGCAAGGACGGCCGCCACCAGGACGTCACCGTGGACGCCACGACGGGCAAGGCGGTCGTGGCCCCGAAGGATCAGGACGACGCCGGGGCGGACGCAGGGGCCGACAACGCGGCGGACGACCGCGCCGCGACGACCTCCGACGACTGA
- a CDS encoding cell wall metabolism sensor histidine kinase WalK translates to MRSVRARAAVGATAVVAVALVAAGLAVLLVLGAKLTDQTDLRAEVAAQEVASQVALGVAYEKLELPDKEDNPVQVVTEEGQLVAASEKLEAISGAGSPRVKPVVVGTRPADGDGDGGDDDDPGRGEVSRDEPRMSTGSATVDGDGAAYRFAAVEATTSAGQTVTVYAGAPLSGEREAVGTVRDAMLTGLPVLLVVVAGVTWLVTRRALRPVEGIRREMAAITASEDLSRRVPVPGTRDEVDRLAVTTNETLAALETSTERQRRFVADASHELRSPIASLRTQLEVGAAHPQLLDLQGAVEDTVRLQDLAADLLLLARLDAGEKPGSSRVDLSALVRRDVARRADRDRWPVTVEVANGLEVAGSRGQLGRVLGNLLDNAQRHAVSSVAVTLRAEAGRAVLEVADDGAGVPEEERGRIFERFVRLDDARSRDEGGAGLGLAIARDVAHRHGGTLTVDRAAGGGARFRLVLELAGRSGSTEPER, encoded by the coding sequence ATGCGCTCGGTGCGGGCCAGGGCCGCCGTCGGGGCGACCGCAGTCGTCGCCGTGGCGCTGGTCGCGGCGGGCCTCGCGGTGCTGCTCGTGCTCGGCGCGAAGCTCACGGACCAGACCGACCTGCGGGCCGAGGTCGCCGCGCAGGAGGTCGCGTCACAGGTCGCGCTGGGGGTCGCGTACGAGAAGCTGGAGCTGCCCGACAAGGAGGACAACCCGGTTCAAGTGGTCACCGAAGAGGGGCAGTTGGTGGCCGCGAGCGAGAAGCTGGAGGCGATCTCGGGGGCGGGGAGTCCCCGGGTGAAGCCCGTCGTGGTCGGGACGCGGCCCGCCGACGGCGACGGCGACGGCGGCGACGATGACGACCCGGGCCGTGGCGAGGTCTCCCGCGACGAGCCCCGGATGTCGACCGGCAGCGCCACCGTCGACGGGGACGGCGCCGCGTACCGGTTCGCCGCCGTCGAGGCGACGACGAGCGCCGGGCAGACCGTCACCGTGTACGCGGGAGCGCCGCTCTCCGGCGAGCGCGAGGCCGTCGGCACCGTACGGGACGCGATGCTCACCGGGCTGCCGGTGCTCCTGGTGGTGGTGGCCGGGGTGACCTGGCTGGTGACCCGGCGCGCGCTGCGGCCCGTCGAGGGCATCCGGCGCGAGATGGCCGCCATCACCGCCTCCGAGGACCTCTCGCGCCGGGTTCCCGTACCCGGCACCCGTGACGAGGTGGACCGGCTCGCGGTGACCACGAACGAGACGCTCGCCGCGCTGGAGACCTCGACCGAGCGCCAGCGCCGCTTCGTCGCGGATGCCTCGCACGAGCTGCGCAGCCCGATCGCCTCGCTGCGCACCCAGCTCGAAGTGGGCGCGGCGCACCCGCAGTTGCTGGATCTTCAGGGTGCGGTGGAGGACACCGTACGACTCCAGGACCTGGCTGCGGATCTGCTGCTGCTGGCCCGGCTGGACGCGGGCGAGAAGCCGGGTTCGTCGCGGGTCGACCTGTCCGCGCTCGTACGGAGAGATGTCGCGCGGCGCGCCGACCGGGACCGGTGGCCGGTGACGGTGGAGGTCGCGAACGGGCTGGAAGTGGCTGGATCGCGTGGTCAGCTGGGGCGCGTGCTGGGCAATCTGCTCGACAACGCACAGCGTCACGCGGTGAGTTCGGTCGCGGTGACGCTGCGCGCGGAGGCGGGGCGGGCGGTGCTGGAGGTCGCCGACGACGGGGCCGGAGTGCCCGAGGAGGAGCGGGGGCGGATCTTCGAGCGGTTCGTACGGCTCGACGACGCGCGGAGCCGGGACGAAGGCGGCGCGGGGCTCGGGCTGGCCATCGCCCGGGACGTGGCGCACCGGCACGGCGGGACGCTGACGGTGGACCGGGCGGCGGGCGGGGGCGCACGGTTCAGGCTCGTACTGGAGCTGGCGGGACGGAGCGGGAGCACGGAGCCGGAGCGGTGA
- a CDS encoding acetyl-CoA C-acetyltransferase, which produces MSGTTDTTSVIVSGARTPMGRLLGSLKSFSGADLGGFAIKAAVERAGIGGDQVQYVIMGQVLQAGAGQIPARQAAVKAGIPMNVPALTINKVCLSGLDAIALADQLIRAGEFDIVVAGGQESMTNAPHLLPKSREGYKYGSIEMLDAMAYDGLTDSFENIPMGESTEKHNTRLGIDRAPQDAFAAQSHQRAAAAQKNGIFEAEITPVEVPQRKGDPVLVSQDEGIRAETTVESLGKLRPAFAKDGTITAGTSSQISDGAAAVVVMSKAKAEELGLDWIAEIGAHGNVAGPDNSLQSQPSNAIAHALKKEGIGVDDLDLVEINEAFAAVAVQSMKDLGVSPEKVNVNGGAIALGHPIGMSGARVVLHLALELKRRGGGVGAAALCGGGGQGDALIVRVPGK; this is translated from the coding sequence ATGTCTGGAACGACCGATACCACTTCTGTCATCGTCTCGGGCGCCCGGACGCCCATGGGCCGTCTCCTCGGCTCCCTGAAGTCCTTCTCCGGAGCCGACCTGGGCGGCTTCGCGATCAAGGCGGCCGTCGAGCGTGCGGGCATCGGCGGCGACCAGGTGCAGTACGTGATCATGGGCCAGGTGCTCCAGGCCGGTGCGGGCCAGATCCCGGCCCGGCAGGCCGCCGTCAAGGCGGGCATCCCGATGAACGTCCCGGCCCTCACCATCAACAAGGTGTGCCTCTCCGGCCTCGACGCCATCGCGCTGGCGGACCAGCTGATCCGCGCGGGCGAGTTCGACATCGTGGTCGCGGGCGGCCAGGAGTCCATGACGAACGCCCCGCACCTGCTGCCGAAGTCCCGCGAGGGCTACAAGTACGGCTCCATCGAGATGCTCGACGCGATGGCGTACGACGGACTCACCGACTCCTTCGAGAACATTCCGATGGGCGAGTCCACCGAGAAGCACAACACCCGCCTGGGCATCGACCGGGCCCCGCAGGACGCCTTCGCCGCCCAGTCGCACCAGCGTGCCGCCGCCGCCCAGAAGAACGGGATCTTCGAGGCCGAGATCACCCCGGTCGAGGTCCCGCAGCGCAAGGGCGACCCGGTCCTGGTGTCCCAGGACGAGGGCATCCGGGCCGAGACCACGGTCGAGTCCCTCGGCAAGCTGCGCCCGGCCTTCGCCAAGGACGGCACGATCACCGCCGGTACGTCGTCGCAGATCTCGGACGGCGCGGCCGCCGTGGTCGTCATGAGCAAGGCCAAGGCCGAGGAGCTGGGCCTGGACTGGATCGCGGAGATCGGCGCGCACGGGAACGTGGCCGGGCCGGACAACTCCCTCCAGTCGCAGCCCTCGAACGCGATCGCGCACGCCCTGAAGAAGGAGGGCATCGGCGTCGACGACCTCGACCTGGTCGAGATCAACGAGGCGTTCGCCGCGGTCGCCGTGCAGTCAATGAAGGACCTCGGGGTGTCCCCGGAAAAGGTGAACGTCAACGGTGGCGCGATTGCCCTGGGCCACCCCATCGGCATGTCCGGCGCGCGGGTCGTCCTGCACCTCGCCCTGGAGCTGAAGCGGCGCGGCGGCGGCGTGGGTGCGGCGGCGCTGTGCGGAGGCGGCGGTCAGGGCGACGCGCTGATCGTCCGCGTGCCCGGCAAGTAA
- a CDS encoding MarR family winged helix-turn-helix transcriptional regulator: MPPTDREATATADIADADTPWLSDAEQCAWRTYLDASKLLMHQLEKDLQPFGLTNNDYEILVNLSESADKRLRMSDLATATLQSKSRLSHQITRMENAGLVRRENCESDRRGLYAVLTEDGGEMMQKVAPHHVASVRRHFIDMMMPEELIRLSAVLKPVTEDLRGKRGRI, translated from the coding sequence ATGCCCCCCACCGACCGCGAAGCGACCGCCACCGCCGACATCGCCGACGCCGACACTCCCTGGCTCAGCGACGCCGAGCAGTGCGCCTGGCGCACCTACCTGGACGCCAGCAAGCTGCTGATGCACCAGCTGGAGAAGGACCTCCAGCCGTTCGGCCTGACGAACAACGACTACGAGATCCTCGTCAACCTCTCCGAGTCCGCCGACAAGCGGCTGCGGATGAGCGACCTGGCGACGGCCACCCTCCAGTCCAAGAGCCGTCTCTCGCACCAGATCACCCGCATGGAGAACGCGGGCCTGGTCCGCCGGGAGAACTGCGAGTCCGACCGGCGCGGCCTCTACGCGGTCCTCACCGAAGACGGCGGCGAGATGATGCAGAAGGTCGCCCCGCACCACGTCGCGTCCGTGCGCCGCCACTTCATCGACATGATGATGCCGGAGGAACTGATCCGGCTGAGCGCCGTACTGAAGCCGGTGACGGAGGACCTGCGGGGCAAGCGCGGCAGGATCTGA
- the meaB gene encoding methylmalonyl Co-A mutase-associated GTPase MeaB, translating to MQDVPTLVEQAREGRPRAVARLISLVEGASPQLREVMAALAPLAGNAYVVGLTGSPGVGKSTSTSALVASYRRAGKRVAVLAVDPSSPFSGGALLGDRIRMADHASDPGVYIRSMATRGHLGGLAWAAPQAIRVLDAAGFDVVLVETVGVGQSEVEIASQADTSMVLLAPGMGDGIQAAKAGILEIGDVYVVNKADRDGADATVRELNHMLGLGESRGPGDWRPPIVKTVAARGEGVEEVVEALEKHRAWMEERGVLAERRVARAAHEVSTIAVTALRERIGDLRGDRRLEALAGRIVAGELDPYAAADELVAGVTEG from the coding sequence ATGCAGGACGTCCCCACGCTGGTGGAACAGGCCCGGGAAGGGCGGCCCAGGGCCGTGGCCCGGCTGATCTCGCTGGTCGAGGGGGCGTCCCCGCAGCTGCGCGAGGTGATGGCGGCGCTGGCGCCGCTGGCGGGCAACGCGTACGTGGTCGGGCTGACCGGATCGCCGGGTGTCGGCAAGTCGACGTCGACGTCGGCGCTGGTGGCCTCGTACCGCAGGGCCGGGAAGCGGGTGGCGGTGCTCGCCGTGGACCCGTCCTCTCCCTTCAGCGGGGGCGCTCTCCTCGGGGACCGGATCCGGATGGCCGACCACGCGTCGGACCCGGGGGTGTACATCCGGTCGATGGCCACGCGCGGGCATCTGGGCGGGCTGGCGTGGGCGGCGCCGCAGGCGATCCGGGTGCTGGACGCGGCGGGCTTCGACGTGGTGCTGGTGGAGACGGTGGGGGTGGGACAGTCGGAGGTGGAGATCGCCTCCCAGGCGGACACCTCGATGGTGCTGCTGGCCCCCGGGATGGGCGACGGGATCCAGGCCGCGAAGGCCGGGATCCTGGAGATCGGTGACGTGTACGTCGTCAACAAGGCGGACCGGGACGGCGCGGACGCGACGGTCCGGGAGCTGAACCACATGCTGGGCCTGGGGGAGTCCCGGGGTCCTGGCGACTGGCGTCCGCCGATCGTGAAGACGGTGGCGGCGCGGGGCGAGGGCGTCGAGGAGGTCGTCGAGGCACTGGAGAAGCACCGCGCGTGGATGGAGGAGCGGGGGGTGCTGGCGGAGCGGCGGGTGGCCCGGGCCGCGCACGAGGTGTCGACGATCGCGGTGACTGCTCTGCGGGAGCGGATCGGTGACTTGCGGGGGGACCGGCGGCTGGAGGCGTTGGCGGGGCGGATCGTGGCGGGCGAGCTGGATCCGTACGCGGCGGCGGACGAACTGGTGGCGGGAGTGACGGAGGGGTAG
- a CDS encoding AIM24 family protein — protein sequence MPFREINSRMVEAQVLPGQKMYSQRGAMLAYKGEVSFTPNIQGGQGGVMSMIGRRVANEATPLMTVEGSGTVMFGHGGHHIQVINLSGDTLCVEADRLLAFDGTLTQGTMFMGSQGGVMGMVRGQVTGQGLFTTTLKGHGAVAVMAHGGVIELPITPQRPVHVDPQAYVAHHGDVRNKLSTALGWRDMVGRGSGEAFQLELSGHGAVYVQASEEKL from the coding sequence ATGCCGTTCCGCGAGATCAACTCCCGGATGGTCGAGGCGCAGGTGCTGCCCGGCCAGAAGATGTACAGCCAGCGCGGCGCGATGCTCGCCTACAAGGGCGAGGTGTCCTTCACGCCGAACATCCAGGGCGGCCAGGGCGGGGTCATGTCGATGATCGGCCGCCGCGTCGCCAACGAGGCGACGCCCCTCATGACGGTCGAGGGCAGCGGCACGGTGATGTTCGGCCACGGCGGCCACCACATCCAGGTGATCAACCTGTCCGGCGACACCCTGTGCGTGGAGGCCGACCGCCTCCTCGCCTTCGACGGCACCCTGACGCAGGGCACGATGTTCATGGGCTCGCAGGGCGGCGTCATGGGCATGGTGCGCGGCCAGGTCACCGGGCAGGGCCTGTTCACCACGACCCTCAAGGGTCACGGCGCGGTCGCCGTGATGGCGCACGGCGGCGTCATCGAGCTGCCGATCACCCCGCAGCGCCCGGTGCACGTCGACCCGCAGGCGTACGTCGCCCACCACGGGGACGTACGCAACAAGCTGTCGACCGCGCTCGGCTGGCGCGACATGGTGGGACGCGGCTCCGGCGAGGCGTTCCAGCTGGAGCTGTCCGGCCACGGTGCGGTGTACGTCCAGGCATCCGAGGAGAAGCTGTGA
- the mce gene encoding methylmalonyl-CoA epimerase yields MLTRIDHIGIACHDLDKTVEFYRATYGFEVHHSEINEEQGVREAMIKVNDASDGGATYLQLLEPTREDSAVGKWLAKNGEGVHHIAFGTADVDADSADIREKGVRVLYDEPRIGSMGSRITFLHPKDCHGVLTELVTAARSPREGGEEGSTEDH; encoded by the coding sequence ATGCTGACGCGAATCGATCACATCGGAATTGCCTGCCACGACCTCGACAAGACCGTCGAGTTCTACCGGGCCACGTACGGCTTCGAGGTGCACCACTCCGAGATCAACGAGGAGCAGGGCGTCCGCGAGGCCATGATCAAGGTCAACGACGCCTCCGACGGCGGCGCCACCTACCTCCAGCTCCTCGAACCCACCCGCGAGGACAGCGCGGTCGGCAAGTGGCTGGCGAAGAACGGCGAGGGCGTCCACCACATCGCCTTCGGCACCGCCGACGTCGACGCGGACTCCGCCGACATCCGTGAGAAGGGCGTACGGGTGCTGTACGACGAGCCGCGCATCGGCTCCATGGGCTCCCGGATCACCTTCCTGCACCCCAAGGACTGCCACGGCGTCCTCACCGAACTGGTCACCGCCGCCCGGTCCCCTCGGGAGGGCGGCGAGGAGGGCAGTACGGAGGACCACTGA